The Prevotella melaninogenica genome window below encodes:
- a CDS encoding helix-turn-helix domain-containing protein, which yields MPYLEQTTENDWCKRLFDSLRTIESKLDQLLVMKEQSVDTTIHPPLKPEYLDIIDVSKILKVEQKTIYNWVWAGKIPYLKANGRLLFLRDEIDDMLHKRECW from the coding sequence ATGCCATACTTAGAACAGACAACAGAGAACGATTGGTGCAAGCGATTGTTTGACAGCTTGAGAACTATCGAGAGCAAACTCGACCAACTGCTTGTGATGAAAGAGCAATCTGTTGACACAACTATTCATCCGCCTCTTAAACCAGAGTATCTTGACATAATCGACGTGTCGAAGATTCTCAAAGTAGAGCAGAAAACCATTTACAATTGGGTATGGGCAGGAAAGATCCCATATCTCAAAGCGAATGGTAGACTGCTGTTTCTTCGTGACGAGATAGACGATATGCTTCATAAACGAGAATGTTGGTGA
- a CDS encoding nucleotidyl transferase AbiEii/AbiGii toxin family protein: protein MNNHQYKSQVALLVRIMPLVYRIKDFAVHGGTAINLFHQNMPRYSVDIDLTYIPLEARSTSLEHINLNLQDLKTSIERAVPGIHVVHKTDVWKLQCTYNGTTVKIEVNGTKRGILGEAEVMNLCPKAKDEFQANCKARIVPYPQLYGGKIAAALSRQHPRDLFDCKYMKDETLDEVKDGLFLCLLGSDKPIIESLCPNDINQEEALEHQFKGMTDIPFTYKDYESSRNDIIRKVNACLTDEDKDFIISFEEGSPQWELCCAGDLSKYPSVQWKLLNIEKLKKQNQKKFQEGIDKLKTFFEKMM from the coding sequence ATGAATAATCATCAGTATAAAAGTCAAGTGGCACTATTGGTACGCATCATGCCCTTGGTTTATAGAATCAAAGATTTTGCCGTACATGGTGGTACGGCTATCAACTTGTTTCATCAGAACATGCCACGGTATTCTGTGGATATAGATCTTACCTATATTCCCTTGGAGGCACGTTCAACGAGCTTGGAACATATCAATCTGAATCTTCAAGACTTGAAAACGAGCATCGAACGAGCCGTACCGGGAATACATGTGGTACATAAAACTGATGTATGGAAACTGCAATGCACATACAATGGCACTACGGTGAAAATCGAAGTGAATGGCACCAAACGTGGCATACTTGGAGAAGCGGAAGTAATGAACCTCTGCCCAAAGGCGAAAGATGAGTTTCAAGCTAACTGTAAGGCACGCATCGTACCTTATCCACAACTATATGGAGGTAAGATAGCGGCTGCTCTCAGTCGCCAACACCCACGTGATTTGTTTGATTGCAAGTACATGAAAGACGAAACATTGGATGAAGTAAAAGACGGTTTGTTTCTGTGCTTACTGGGAAGCGACAAACCCATCATAGAATCACTTTGTCCTAATGACATTAATCAGGAGGAGGCTCTTGAACATCAGTTCAAAGGAATGACCGATATTCCTTTCACTTACAAGGATTATGAGTCCTCGCGTAACGACATTATCAGAAAGGTAAATGCCTGCCTTACCGATGAGGACAAAGACTTCATCATTTCTTTTGAAGAAGGCTCCCCGCAATGGGAACTATGTTGTGCTGGTGATTTGAGCAAATACCCATCCGTACAGTGGAAACTGCTCAATATCGAGAAACTAAAAAAGCAAAATCAAAAGAAGTTTCAAGAAGGAATTGATAAACTCAAAACTTTTTTTGAAAAAATGATGTAG
- a CDS encoding helicase-related protein, producing MAYNKKAVLEGNTEAIRVILRLEKERREATEAEKVLLRGYQGFGGLKCVLNRCDNPDDLRYWSASEQNLFAPTQRLKQMIYRDAVDANTAKRYWESIKASVLTSFYTDTRIVSAIADALSATDVQVRRCLDPSAGMGAFTETFAKSAGMVDAMEKDLLTARITQALHPYGKDNIFVRQEPFEAIGELEGKDKYDLITSNIPFGDFMVYDRSYSKGENILKRESTRTIHNYFFVKGLDTIKEGGLLAFITSQGVLDSPKNEAIRRYLMQNSRLISAIRLPSGMFSENAGTDVGSDLIVLQKQSGKEIGEGIEQQFVQTASVPKGDGFSIAFNHNSLFEGEWKDISHRTIATDRQMGTDPYGKPAWEYTFDGSIEDMADSLRTQLSLEVEQRFDRKLYETGIPMTEEEWQVHVDKMVQKVQENIKTEGIPQEQEIKDKEEKKEDKENEKEEENAYNLMPDSTKKQLPKLYATEKQLIGDRIAYARYFFPMGAYTAYMLEYDPKERIGFGAVTMGYGWELGYMSLKEMEEVKVKGLGIERDLYFKPTKLHEIAELEEIVRGQYTKEPIIEEGKDESRQEVLRPVQEGTQPQENIEEGNKIVGDEARDGARDEAETKKEAQAAQVLPTIEPENEPAPEGVPVITLQRQYEQESREIRTDVEAPREMNGQTVFFDEDHHPIMDSTIETETTEQLLFVPEEYSLWTQDVARVNNEIKEAAQQKKVSDNQPFSASRLSKPTRSTPTSPRRNKKTASTPVREPSLFDFMEEAEPRKPQPIAEVKKEFDASPRPFLSSPDSHLRDGSIVVQKGQVGFLSDLKRHPTFNPMDLPFAQLSRLKAYIEIRESYHRLYDYEANNQAEDKEEREKLNRLYDGYVGRWGYFNQKGNTDIIKMDATGVEMLFLERSENGKYIKADIFDHPTAFSTSELSIAADPMEALGASLNKYGTVELDYMSSLLPDMEESDMLSALEGRIFFNPEEDGYEVADKFISGNVIEKAERIESWLLEHPEHEEAKQSLTALRAATPTPIPFADLDFNLGERWIPAKVYGRFASEFFGTDISVSYHSNMDEYSIVCDRKNANIWHKYAVQGEFRRYDGINLMKHALHNTIPDINKSKEVTDKITGETKTIKVRDGHAIQMANAKIEEIRQGFVDWLGQTPDTFKEQLSDRYNRLFNCFVRPNFDGTHQSFPDLDLKRLGISDLYKSQKDAVWMLKTNGGGICDHEVGAGKTLIMCTAAYEMKRLGLANKPMIIGLKANVFDIADTFRKAYPNAKILYPGKNDFSKQNRQRIFNDIKNNDWDCIILTHEQFSMIPQALEIQEAILQKEKDSVEENLEVLRMQGADISRAMLKGLEKRKQTLKAKLQGIQDSIAERKDDAVDFKMMGIDHLFVDESHQFKNLMFNTRHDRVSGLGNPDGSQRALNMLFAIRTIQERSGKDLGATFLSGTTISNSLTELYLLFKYLRPQALEKQGINSFDAWAAVFAKKSTDYEFSITNEIIQKERFRTFIKVPELASFYAEICDFRTAKDIGIDRPEKNEILHNIPPTPEQEEFIGKLMEFAKTGNATLLGRAPLTEKEEKAKMLIATDYARKMSLDLRMIDENAYSDHIDNKASHCAKLLNDYYQKYDAQKGTQFVFSDLGTYKPGGDFNIYSEIKRKLVEDYHIPAYEIRFIQECKNEKAKKAMVDAMNRGDIRIIFGSTSMLGTGVNAQQRAVAIHHLDTPWRPSDLEQRNGRAVRMGNVIAKEFADNKVDVIIYAVERSLDSYKFNLLHNKQLFINQLKTNTLGSRTIDEGSMDEDSGMNFSEYVAVLSGNTDLLEKARLDKKITTLESERKNFLRERDAATGKLAEIESSVSFHSDKIKEAKEDLACFEKRVERDTEGNPINKLVIKGVEDSTDIKVIAARLQEINDKARTKGEYNKIGEIYGFSIMVKTESTSKDLFDCSVNRFFVKGQESIYYTYNNGKLATDPKLACENFLGALGRIPKVIESHEKEKEKVAANKEIYTAIANGTWKKEDELRSLKGQSAELDRKITLTITADKEGDEELSPKSDLQNPPDTVSEHSAKETIVRHKVRF from the coding sequence ATGGCATACAATAAGAAAGCTGTCTTGGAGGGCAACACGGAAGCCATCCGTGTAATCCTCCGATTAGAGAAAGAACGCCGCGAAGCCACCGAAGCCGAGAAAGTCTTGCTTAGAGGCTATCAAGGTTTCGGTGGTCTGAAATGCGTCTTGAACCGTTGTGATAATCCCGATGACCTCCGCTATTGGAGCGCATCGGAGCAAAACCTGTTTGCGCCTACCCAAAGGCTCAAACAGATGATTTACCGTGATGCCGTCGATGCCAACACCGCCAAACGCTATTGGGAGAGCATCAAGGCAAGCGTACTGACCTCTTTCTATACCGACACCCGTATCGTCTCCGCCATTGCCGATGCCCTAAGTGCCACCGATGTGCAAGTAAGACGATGCCTGGACCCTTCCGCAGGTATGGGAGCCTTTACCGAAACCTTTGCCAAAAGTGCCGGTATGGTCGATGCTATGGAAAAAGACCTGCTGACGGCACGCATCACACAAGCCCTTCATCCTTATGGTAAGGACAATATCTTTGTTCGGCAAGAACCCTTTGAAGCCATCGGGGAACTGGAAGGGAAGGACAAATACGACCTTATCACCAGCAACATCCCCTTTGGTGACTTTATGGTCTATGACCGTAGTTATAGCAAGGGGGAGAATATCCTTAAACGGGAATCCACCAGAACCATTCACAATTATTTCTTTGTGAAAGGGCTAGACACTATCAAAGAAGGCGGACTTCTTGCATTTATTACCTCGCAGGGCGTATTGGACAGCCCCAAGAATGAAGCTATCCGCCGTTACCTCATGCAGAACAGCCGACTTATCTCCGCTATCCGTTTGCCTTCGGGTATGTTCTCCGAGAATGCAGGTACGGATGTGGGCAGCGACCTCATTGTCCTGCAAAAACAGTCGGGCAAGGAAATTGGTGAGGGCATCGAACAGCAGTTTGTACAAACCGCCTCTGTTCCTAAAGGCGACGGCTTTTCTATTGCGTTCAACCACAACTCACTCTTCGAGGGCGAATGGAAGGATATTTCCCACCGTACGATTGCCACAGACAGACAAATGGGTACAGACCCTTACGGTAAGCCTGCTTGGGAATATACGTTTGACGGCAGTATCGAGGATATGGCTGACAGCCTGCGTACACAGCTCTCTTTGGAAGTAGAGCAGCGTTTCGATCGTAAACTCTATGAAACCGGCATACCCATGACCGAGGAGGAATGGCAGGTACACGTGGACAAGATGGTGCAAAAAGTACAAGAAAACATAAAAACGGAAGGAATACCTCAAGAACAGGAAATCAAGGATAAGGAGGAAAAGAAAGAGGATAAGGAAAATGAAAAAGAAGAAGAAAATGCTTACAATTTGATGCCCGACAGCACTAAGAAGCAACTTCCCAAACTCTATGCAACGGAAAAGCAGCTCATCGGCGACCGCATTGCCTACGCTCGCTATTTCTTCCCAATGGGAGCCTATACAGCCTATATGCTGGAATACGACCCCAAGGAACGCATCGGCTTCGGAGCCGTTACGATGGGCTACGGCTGGGAACTTGGGTATATGTCCCTTAAAGAAATGGAGGAAGTAAAGGTCAAAGGCTTGGGTATTGAGCGGGACTTATACTTCAAACCCACAAAGTTGCACGAGATTGCGGAACTGGAAGAGATTGTCAGAGGACAATACACCAAAGAACCTATCATTGAGGAAGGCAAGGATGAAAGCCGTCAGGAAGTTCTGAGACCCGTGCAGGAAGGCACTCAACCCCAAGAGAATATCGAAGAAGGTAATAAGATAGTGGGAGATGAAGCAAGAGATGGAGCAAGAGACGAAGCAGAGACAAAAAAAGAAGCACAAGCTGCACAGGTACTTCCAACAATAGAGCCTGAAAACGAACCTGCTCCCGAAGGTGTCCCCGTAATCACCCTTCAAAGACAATACGAACAAGAAAGCCGTGAAATTCGCACGGACGTGGAAGCCCCACGTGAAATGAACGGACAGACGGTATTCTTTGATGAAGACCATCATCCGATTATGGACAGCACCATCGAAACAGAAACAACGGAGCAACTCTTGTTTGTCCCAGAAGAGTATAGTCTTTGGACACAAGATGTAGCCCGTGTAAATAATGAAATCAAAGAGGCTGCTCAACAAAAGAAGGTCAGCGATAACCAACCGTTTTCTGCAAGCCGACTGTCTAAACCGACAAGAAGTACACCCACCAGTCCCCGCAGAAACAAGAAAACTGCATCGACTCCCGTCAGAGAACCCTCACTCTTTGACTTTATGGAGGAAGCCGAGCCTCGCAAGCCACAGCCCATAGCAGAGGTCAAGAAAGAGTTTGACGCTTCACCGCGTCCCTTTCTCTCATCGCCCGACTCTCATCTGAGGGACGGCTCTATTGTCGTGCAGAAAGGACAGGTCGGTTTTCTCTCTGACTTGAAACGACATCCTACCTTCAACCCGATGGACTTGCCCTTTGCCCAGCTCTCACGGCTGAAAGCATACATTGAGATTAGAGAAAGTTATCACCGACTCTATGATTATGAGGCGAACAACCAAGCGGAGGACAAGGAAGAGCGTGAGAAACTCAACCGGCTTTATGACGGCTATGTAGGTCGTTGGGGGTACTTTAACCAGAAGGGAAACACCGATATCATCAAGATGGATGCCACCGGAGTGGAAATGCTGTTTTTGGAACGCTCCGAGAACGGCAAATACATCAAGGCGGACATCTTCGACCATCCGACGGCTTTCTCCACCTCCGAGCTTTCCATTGCCGCAGACCCGATGGAGGCATTGGGCGCATCACTCAACAAGTACGGTACGGTGGAACTTGATTATATGAGCTCCCTGCTTCCCGATATGGAAGAGAGTGATATGCTTTCCGCCTTGGAAGGTCGCATCTTCTTTAATCCCGAAGAGGACGGCTATGAGGTAGCCGACAAGTTCATTTCAGGCAATGTGATTGAAAAGGCGGAGCGTATCGAGTCGTGGCTCTTGGAGCATCCAGAGCATGAGGAAGCGAAACAGAGTCTGACTGCCCTGCGTGCCGCCACGCCAACGCCCATTCCCTTTGCTGATTTGGACTTCAATCTCGGTGAACGCTGGATACCTGCTAAAGTCTATGGTAGGTTTGCCTCGGAGTTTTTCGGGACGGATATTAGCGTATCCTACCATTCCAACATGGACGAGTACAGCATTGTCTGCGACCGAAAGAATGCCAATATCTGGCATAAGTATGCCGTACAGGGAGAATTTCGCCGTTATGACGGCATCAACCTGATGAAGCACGCACTTCACAATACCATTCCCGACATCAACAAGAGTAAGGAGGTGACGGATAAGATCACAGGAGAAACCAAGACCATTAAAGTACGGGACGGGCACGCCATACAGATGGCGAACGCCAAGATTGAGGAAATCAGACAAGGCTTTGTAGATTGGCTCGGACAGACACCTGACACGTTCAAAGAGCAGCTCTCTGACCGTTACAATCGTCTTTTCAACTGCTTTGTGCGTCCCAATTTTGACGGTACACACCAGTCGTTTCCCGACCTTGACCTTAAAAGATTGGGCATATCAGACCTTTATAAGAGTCAGAAAGATGCCGTATGGATGCTCAAAACCAATGGCGGAGGTATCTGTGACCATGAAGTAGGCGCGGGCAAGACGCTTATCATGTGTACGGCAGCCTACGAGATGAAGCGGTTGGGATTGGCCAACAAGCCGATGATTATCGGACTGAAGGCAAATGTATTCGATATTGCCGATACTTTTCGCAAGGCGTATCCCAATGCCAAGATACTCTATCCGGGAAAGAACGACTTCAGTAAGCAAAATCGCCAGCGCATCTTCAATGACATCAAGAACAACGATTGGGATTGCATTATCCTTACGCATGAGCAGTTTAGCATGATACCGCAGGCTTTGGAGATACAAGAAGCGATTTTGCAGAAAGAAAAAGATTCTGTGGAGGAAAACCTTGAAGTACTCCGTATGCAGGGAGCGGACATTTCCCGTGCTATGCTCAAAGGTTTAGAGAAGCGAAAGCAGACTTTGAAAGCCAAGTTGCAGGGCATTCAAGATAGTATAGCCGAGCGCAAGGACGATGCCGTGGACTTCAAGATGATGGGCATTGACCACCTTTTTGTAGATGAAAGTCATCAATTCAAGAACTTGATGTTCAACACTCGCCACGATAGAGTGTCGGGCTTGGGCAATCCTGATGGCTCACAGCGTGCGCTCAATATGCTCTTTGCCATTCGCACCATACAGGAACGGTCAGGCAAGGACTTGGGCGCAACATTCCTTTCAGGAACTACTATCAGTAATTCGCTGACGGAATTATACTTACTCTTCAAATACTTGCGCCCGCAAGCCTTGGAAAAGCAGGGAATCAACAGTTTTGACGCATGGGCAGCGGTCTTTGCCAAGAAGTCCACCGACTATGAGTTTTCCATCACGAATGAGATTATTCAGAAGGAACGCTTCAGAACCTTTATTAAGGTGCCGGAACTTGCCTCGTTCTATGCGGAAATTTGCGACTTCCGTACAGCAAAGGACATCGGTATCGACCGCCCTGAGAAGAACGAGATACTGCATAACATACCGCCAACTCCCGAACAGGAGGAGTTTATTGGAAAACTGATGGAGTTTGCCAAAACTGGCAATGCCACCCTTTTAGGGCGTGCGCCATTAACCGAAAAGGAGGAAAAGGCAAAGATGCTGATTGCAACTGATTACGCCCGTAAGATGAGCCTTGATTTACGCATGATTGATGAAAATGCGTACTCAGATCATATTGACAACAAGGCAAGTCATTGTGCGAAACTCTTGAATGACTATTATCAGAAGTACGATGCACAGAAAGGAACGCAGTTTGTTTTCTCTGATTTGGGGACTTACAAGCCTGGTGGAGACTTCAACATCTATTCGGAAATCAAAAGAAAGTTGGTGGAAGACTACCATATCCCAGCATACGAGATACGCTTCATTCAGGAATGCAAGAATGAGAAGGCAAAGAAAGCAATGGTGGATGCCATGAATCGGGGCGACATCCGTATTATCTTCGGTTCTACTTCCATGCTTGGAACGGGTGTCAACGCCCAGCAGCGAGCGGTGGCTATTCATCATTTGGACACGCCTTGGCGACCTTCAGATTTGGAGCAACGTAACGGGCGAGCCGTGCGCATGGGCAATGTGATAGCCAAAGAATTTGCAGACAACAAGGTCGACGTGATTATCTATGCCGTGGAACGGTCTTTGGACAGTTATAAATTCAACCTTCTGCATAACAAGCAACTCTTCATCAATCAGCTGAAGACGAATACGCTCGGCAGTCGTACCATTGACGAGGGTTCAATGGACGAGGACAGCGGTATGAACTTCTCTGAATACGTGGCAGTACTTTCGGGCAATACCGACCTTTTGGAAAAAGCAAGGCTTGACAAGAAAATCACCACCTTGGAGTCAGAGCGCAAAAACTTCCTCCGTGAACGTGACGCCGCAACGGGCAAGTTGGCTGAGATTGAGAGTTCCGTGTCTTTCCATTCAGACAAGATTAAGGAAGCTAAGGAAGATTTGGCGTGCTTTGAGAAGCGCGTGGAACGTGATACAGAGGGCAATCCCATCAACAAACTGGTCATCAAAGGCGTGGAGGACAGTACGGACATCAAAGTCATTGCTGCACGTCTGCAGGAGATTAACGACAAGGCACGCACCAAGGGCGAGTACAATAAAATCGGTGAGATTTATGGATTTTCCATTATGGTGAAGACGGAGAGTACCTCAAAAGATTTGTTTGACTGCTCCGTGAACCGTTTCTTTGTCAAGGGGCAGGAGAGTATCTACTATACCTATAATAATGGTAAGTTGGCTACGGACCCGAAACTTGCGTGTGAGAACTTCTTGGGTGCGCTGGGGCGAATCCCCAAGGTGATAGAATCGCATGAAAAGGAGAAAGAGAAGGTTGCTGCCAATAAGGAAATCTACACTGCTATTGCTAATGGGACGTGGAAGAAAGAGGACGAACTTCGCTCGCTCAAAGGGCAGTCGGCAGAGCTGGACAGAAAAATCACTTTGACGATTACTGCGGACAAAGAAGGAGATGAAGAACTCTCCCCAAAATCAGACTTGCAAAATCCTCCTGATACAGTTTCAGAACACAGTGCAAAAGAGACAATAGTACGTCATAAAGTAAGATTTTGA
- a CDS encoding bifunctional DNA primase/helicase, whose product MNIKEEILSRTNKGLEVFCFYMPINFVPKRNFRNPLYDDRRASCNIYLDNKSGCYRMKDFGNDAYSGDCFWFAATMLGLDVRKDFMNVLETIIRDLQLNISLEERKEYGNQRPVLIKPSKQPILPPPDLNTSMTNEKWFTYIEQPLGEEERNYWRRYGIDTRTLQRFHVKSLARYESVSSQGKPFSLVSTQEEPMFAYCLGRFVKVYRPNSKLRFLYGGKEVDDYVFGFEQLPCKGDMIFITGGEKDVLSLSAHGFNAICFNSETAQIPENIIEGLLLRFRHLIILYDTDETGLRETKRQVEALSKFKVLHLTLPLQGTKTEKDISDYFALGNGSEGLKALLSDMFTQMYAQTMMILQSCEIDYDNPPDASKSVVAVNGVPLGTQDNLFCITGGEGTGKSNYIAAILAGTLGAERLQPEQTLGLEVTANPKRLAVLHYDTEQSEAQLHKNLGKTLRRAGVTSVPEFYHSLYLASLSRKDRLKIIRESMDLFHHKHGGIHLVVIDGIADLIRSANDETESIAIVDELYRLAGIYNTCIICVLHFVPNGIKLRGHIGSELQRKAAGILSIEKDDNPEYSVVKALKVRDGSPLDVPMMLFGWDKDADMHVYRGEKSKEDKEKRKTDELLAVVKSAFHTKLRLSYQELCDVLMREMEIKDRTAKKYIAYMKEQCILSQDASGNYQKGELCHT is encoded by the coding sequence ATGAACATCAAAGAAGAAATACTAAGTCGGACTAACAAAGGACTGGAGGTGTTCTGCTTCTACATGCCCATCAACTTTGTACCCAAACGCAACTTCCGTAATCCACTTTATGATGACAGACGTGCATCGTGCAATATCTACCTCGACAATAAGTCAGGCTGCTACCGCATGAAAGATTTTGGAAATGATGCCTACTCAGGTGATTGTTTCTGGTTTGCAGCAACTATGCTCGGTTTGGACGTGAGAAAAGATTTTATGAATGTTCTTGAAACAATCATCAGAGATTTACAACTCAATATTAGTCTTGAAGAAAGAAAAGAATACGGTAATCAGCGACCTGTCTTAATTAAACCTTCAAAGCAGCCTATATTACCTCCACCCGACCTTAATACTTCCATGACAAACGAGAAGTGGTTTACATATATTGAGCAGCCCCTTGGAGAAGAGGAACGAAATTATTGGCGACGATACGGCATTGATACCAGGACTTTGCAACGCTTCCATGTTAAATCATTAGCACGCTATGAATCCGTTTCAAGTCAGGGCAAGCCATTCTCACTTGTTTCTACGCAAGAAGAGCCTATGTTTGCTTATTGCCTTGGCAGGTTTGTGAAAGTTTATCGTCCCAATAGTAAATTGCGCTTCCTCTATGGAGGCAAGGAGGTGGATGACTATGTGTTTGGTTTTGAGCAGTTGCCCTGCAAAGGCGATATGATATTCATTACGGGGGGAGAGAAGGATGTGCTTTCACTCTCGGCTCATGGATTCAATGCCATCTGTTTCAACAGCGAGACAGCACAGATACCAGAAAATATCATTGAGGGACTATTACTCCGTTTTCGACATCTAATCATATTGTATGATACGGATGAAACAGGATTAAGAGAAACTAAACGACAAGTCGAAGCTCTATCCAAGTTTAAGGTGCTTCACTTAACGTTGCCCTTACAAGGCACAAAAACAGAAAAGGATATTTCCGATTACTTTGCCTTAGGCAATGGTTCGGAAGGTTTAAAGGCACTGCTTTCTGATATGTTTACCCAAATGTATGCACAGACGATGATGATATTGCAATCTTGTGAAATAGACTATGACAATCCTCCCGATGCCTCGAAGTCGGTGGTAGCAGTAAACGGCGTACCCCTCGGTACACAGGATAATCTGTTCTGCATCACTGGCGGAGAAGGAACAGGCAAAAGCAATTACATTGCTGCCATTCTTGCCGGTACTCTTGGTGCAGAACGCTTACAACCAGAACAAACTTTGGGATTGGAGGTAACCGCCAACCCCAAAAGATTAGCTGTACTCCATTACGATACAGAGCAATCAGAAGCACAGTTGCATAAGAATTTGGGGAAGACACTTCGTCGGGCAGGAGTCACGTCTGTACCAGAGTTCTACCATTCTCTTTATTTGGCTTCACTTTCTCGTAAAGATAGATTGAAAATTATTCGTGAGAGTATGGACTTGTTTCACCATAAGCACGGAGGAATACATCTTGTGGTAATTGACGGCATTGCAGACTTGATACGATCTGCCAATGACGAAACGGAGAGTATAGCCATTGTGGATGAACTCTATCGTTTGGCAGGAATCTATAATACCTGCATCATCTGTGTGCTCCATTTTGTCCCTAACGGTATTAAGTTGCGTGGACATATTGGTTCCGAATTACAGCGCAAGGCGGCAGGTATTCTCTCCATAGAGAAAGACGATAACCCTGAATATTCGGTTGTAAAAGCTCTGAAGGTGCGTGACGGCAGTCCGCTCGATGTGCCGATGATGCTTTTCGGCTGGGACAAAGATGCAGATATGCACGTCTATCGTGGAGAGAAGTCGAAAGAGGATAAAGAAAAGCGTAAGACGGATGAACTTTTGGCTGTTGTAAAATCAGCTTTCCATACCAAGCTAAGACTCTCATATCAAGAACTATGTGACGTATTGATGCGTGAAATGGAAATCAAAGACCGAACGGCAAAGAAGTACATTGCCTATATGAAAGAGCAGTGTATATTGTCGCAGGACGCAAGTGGTAACTATCAAAAGGGTGAGCTATGCCATACTTAG
- a CDS encoding type IV toxin-antitoxin system AbiEi family antitoxin domain-containing protein yields MSVSTGNKINQMLQLGQKNGLLFAQWLTGRGYSSQLLKRYRISGWLTPLCRGVMYRTGDNLSAYGALQSFNEQLGKKFRIAAHSALELWGFNHYVPMGKPLLVITATNERMPQWMKLNVFDRDFHFFKTDAFMQAQITTLSYLDWNLLASTPEQAFMECLLLSPRQYNYMDLYYIMEQLTTLRSEVVQSLLETTKNYKMKRLFLYMAEKANHYWFEELDLSRIDLGTTKLQLVKSGVYLSKYKMTIPKELNDYE; encoded by the coding sequence ATGAGTGTATCTACAGGTAACAAAATCAACCAAATGCTCCAATTAGGACAAAAAAACGGATTGTTGTTTGCTCAATGGCTAACAGGACGAGGATATTCCAGTCAGCTATTGAAAAGATACCGCATATCGGGATGGTTAACACCTCTATGTAGAGGTGTAATGTACCGTACTGGGGATAACCTATCTGCCTATGGTGCATTGCAGTCGTTTAATGAACAGTTAGGAAAGAAGTTCCGTATAGCTGCTCATTCTGCATTAGAGTTATGGGGCTTCAATCATTATGTGCCAATGGGTAAGCCATTGCTAGTGATAACTGCTACCAATGAGAGAATGCCTCAATGGATGAAGCTTAACGTATTCGACCGTGATTTTCATTTTTTCAAAACAGACGCATTTATGCAAGCACAAATAACGACTTTGTCTTATTTAGATTGGAATTTACTCGCGTCTACTCCAGAACAGGCTTTTATGGAATGCTTGTTACTATCGCCGCGGCAATACAACTACATGGACTTGTACTATATAATGGAACAGCTAACAACATTGCGTTCAGAGGTTGTCCAATCGTTATTGGAAACAACCAAGAACTATAAGATGAAGCGCCTATTCTTATATATGGCAGAAAAAGCAAACCATTATTGGTTTGAAGAATTAGACTTATCTAGGATAGATTTGGGAACTACAAAATTGCAGTTGGTAAAGTCGGGGGTATATCTCAGTAAGTATAAAATGACAATCCCCAAAGAATTGAACGACTATGAATAA